DNA from Micromonospora nigra:
GGGGCCGTACGAGCTGCTCACCAGGCAGGGCATCCTGCGGGAGCGCTTCGCGGACGTCCTCACCGATTCGCTGCGCGCGGGGTTGCTCCGGCAGCACGGCTACCGCGCCGAGGTGGTCGAGTTCGTCGACTCCCGGCACACCCCGCGCAACCTGCTGATCCGGGCCCGCCGCGCCGACACCGCCCCGACCGGCGACCAGCGCGACGAGTACCGCGAACTCGTCGACCAGTGGCGGCTGACGCCGCGACTGGAGACCCTGCTGGCGCAGCCGACCTGACCGGTCCCGCCCCTCGGGACTGTCTGGCCGGTCAGTCAACTGTGTCGGTCCGTTCCCGTACTACCCTCGAATGGCGCACCGAAGGGTGCCGGTCGGGAGGGAAGACCCCGCGGATGGGTTCGGCAGACGTATCGCCGCAGATGGCGTTCGCCCGGTTCGTGCGACGGGCCATCGACGACGCCCGCGAGGAACGCGGCTGGACGGTCACCGACCTGGCGTCGCACACCGGCGTCGGGCGGTCCACCGTCTTCCGGTGGCTGGCCGGCGACTGGCAGGACTACCCCGAACTGGCGAAGGTGCGCGGCTTCTGCGCTGCCCTGAACCTTCCGGTGGCCGCCGCGTTCCGGGCTCTCGGCCTGCCCGACGCCAGTCCGGCCCGCCACCGGCGCGGCGACGAGGGCCCCGTCGAGGCGGACGTGCGGATCATCATGCAGCGGCTGGCCGACCCGGCCGTGCCGGCCGAGGAGAAGCACCACATCCGGGACCTGCTGCGCTACCTGGCCCGCCGGCCTGTCCGCCGGGCCGGCTGACTCCACCGCACCGGCTGGCTCCACCGCACCGCTCGTCGGAATCGCCGGCCGGCGGGCGTCGGCCGAGCAGGCGTCGGCCGAGCGGGCGCCGGTTCGGTGGGTGGGCGGGCATCGACGGCGGGCCGCTGTCAGGGGACGTCGACGGTGAACTCCGCCGTGCGCACCGTGCCGCCGACCTGGAAGTCCAGGTAGAGCCGGTACCGGCCGGGGGTCGGGGTGGTGACCCAGAACGTGACCGTCCCGTCGGCGGCCTCCGGCTCGGGGTGGACGTGCAGGTAACCGAGGTCGCCCTCGCGCAGCGCCACCAGGTGCCCGTACGCGCCGAGGTAGCGTTCCAGCGCCGCCGGGGCACCGCCGGGCCCGGTGACCCGGAAGGTCAGCGGCGCGGTCAGGCCGGGCTGCGGGGTTCCCGTGGAGTCGACCGTGAACCCGTCGACGGTGGCCCCGGTGGCCGCCGCGGGCAGCGGCCGGGGCGCGTACTCCCCCGGCACCACCAGATCCACGCCGAGCGTCGTCGCGGTCTGCCGGCCGTCGTCGGCCACGGCCGTGAAGTCGGCGTACGCGCGCCACACGCCCGGCTGTGGCAGGGTCAGCGGCACCGACCAGGTGCCGTCGGCGGCCATGGTCGGGTGCAGGTGCTGGTAGCCGGTGAGATCGCGGCGGACCACGATCAGGTGCATCGGCCGGTCGTGCACGACGGCGAACCGGGTGGCCGGCCGGCGCTGCGCGTCCCGGATCTGGAAGCGCAGTTCGCCGGCCCGACCGGCGGTGAACTCCACGCCCGACGGGTGGAGCGTCCAGCCGTCGCGGCTGACGGCCAGGCCGCCCGCCTCGGTCGCCGCGCCCTGGTCGACGCCGTGCGAGTGCGCTCCGGTGCCGGGGGTGTGGGAGTGGTCGGTGACGGCGCTGTCGCCACCGGCCGTCGCCGGGGAGGCGGTGCCGTCCACGCGCCCCAGGCCGAAGCCGAGCAGGACGGCGAGGACCAGCCCGCCGACGACCAACGCCAGGCGCAGTGTGCCCCGGTCGGGGACGGCTGACGCCGGATCGGGCGCGGCCGAGGTGGGCTGCGCGCCGCTCTCCCCGACCCGGGCTTCGCCCGCCGTCGGCGTGCCCGGGTCCCGCCGGCCGGTCAGCACGGAACCGAGCACGGGCGCGTGATCTCCCTGCTCACCCATGCCACCACGGTACCGCCGCCCCGTCCCACCGCCCGCTGACCCCGGCACGTCGCACTCGCGCCGACCGCGCCGGGCCGAGCGATCAGGCGGCCGGTCGGAGGCGAGCCGCCGCCCACCGCCCAGGGCGCGCCCGCCTCGGGCCCCCGACCCGGACCGTCGCGCGCCCCCGGAAGGTGGGGGCGGGCGTCGGTCAGGAGGCGACGGCTAGGGCCAGGGGGAGGACGGCGGGAGCGCCGGCACGCCGCAGTTCGCGGGTCACCATGGTCATCGTCCAGCCCGATTCGACCAGGTCGTCGACGAGCAGGACGGGGCCGTCGAGACCGGCCAGGACGTCGGCGAGCGCCGCCGGCACGTCGACGGTGCCGTGCAGGGCGCGTACCCGCTGGGCGCTGTTGCCGCGCGGACCGCCCACCCCCGGCGATCCCGTCGCCGGCACCTGGCCGAGCAGCGGTAGCCGGCCGACGGCGGCG
Protein-coding regions in this window:
- a CDS encoding helix-turn-helix domain-containing protein, which encodes MGSADVSPQMAFARFVRRAIDDAREERGWTVTDLASHTGVGRSTVFRWLAGDWQDYPELAKVRGFCAALNLPVAAAFRALGLPDASPARHRRGDEGPVEADVRIIMQRLADPAVPAEEKHHIRDLLRYLARRPVRRAG